In the Erythrolamprus reginae isolate rEryReg1 unplaced genomic scaffold, rEryReg1.hap1 H_18, whole genome shotgun sequence genome, one interval contains:
- the LOC139155435 gene encoding olfactory receptor 5A1-like, which yields MILKSSGLENQSMMADFILLGLSNDPLVQNVLLLLFTIIYLFTILGNMVIILLIKSELHLQAPMFFFISHLALVDICYSSVTVPKMLANFLMKQKTISWEGCIAQISFFFQIACTEVCILAAMGYDRYVAICDPLHYSRYLTREICNKIVGGAWVLGFFYSMVNVVPLQNLHFCGNNIIRHYTCELPTLLALSCTSTFTNYIILFISVLLFGFTSFLTTLVSYIYIILTILNMKSAKGRQKAFSTCSSHLIVVGLFYISGLIRYMKPSSESLMDLDKVISIQYRILTPMLNPIIYSLKNKEIRSVLLKMFGKCRTIPYFCRNIQSC from the coding sequence ATGATTCTTAAATCATCTGGACTAGAAAATCAATCTATGATGGCAGATTTTATTCTTCTGGGTCTCTCCAATGATCCACTGGTACAGAATGTTCTTCTTCTCTTGTTCacgataatttatttattcaccaTTTTGGGCAATATGGTTATTATACTGCTGATCAAGTCTGAGCTTCACCTTCAGGCCCCCATGTTCTTCTTTATCAGCCATTTAGCTCTTGTTGACATCTGCTATTCTTCGGTCACTGTTCCAAAGATGCTGGCAAACTTCCTAATGAAGCAGAAAACAATTTCCTGGGAAGGATGTATTGctcaaatttctttctttttccaaatTGCTTGTACAGAAGTATGTATTCTTGCAGCAATGGGTTATGACCGATATGTGGCTATATGTGACCCCTTGCATTACAGCAGATATTTGACAAGAGAGATATGTAATAAAATTGTGGGTGGAGCTTGGGTCCTGGGTTTCTTCTATTCTATGGTGAACGTAGTAccattgcaaaatcttcatttttGTGGTAACAATATAATCAGACATTATACTTGTGAACTTCCTACCCTTTTGGCATTGTCATGTACAAGCACCTTTACTAATTACATTATTCTTTTCATATCTGTGTTGCTCTTTGGTTTCACTTCATTTCTTACAACACTTGTCTCTtatatttacattattttaacAATTCTGAATATGAAATCTGCAAAAGGCAGGCAGAAAGCTTTTTCCACATGCAGCTCCCATCTCATAGTTGTGGGCTTATTTTACATTTCCGGTTTGATTCGCTATATGAAACCAAGTTCAGAATCACTCATGGATCTGGATAAAGTGATTTCTATTCAGTATAGGATTTTGACTCCAATGTTAAACCCAATTATATACAG